In Azospirillaceae bacterium, a genomic segment contains:
- the rseP gene encoding RIP metalloprotease RseP, translating to MHQIVNSVGTYGGTFLLVLTVLVFVHEFGHYYVARRNGVRVEVFSIGFGPEIWGFNDRAGTRWKFSIIPLGGYVKMFGDADATSRPGQEVRQMTPEERDVSFFHKRVGQRAAIVAAGPAANFLFAIVVLSLLFMFYGQPFTPATIQQVVPDSAAAQAGVQAGDRVVEMGGHTIDRFEDLMQVVAMNPGVELDVKVVRDNAPLDLKVTPRAVESEDRFGNKHRIGQLGVIRGQDEYHRRDPLTAVWQAGRETWTLVSGTLEAVGQMIAGTRGTEELGGPLRIAQMSGQVAQSGLVPIIWFMTILSVNLGLINLFPVPMLDGGHLMYYGLEALRGRPLGERAQEYGFRIGLALVLSLMIFATWNDLIHFGVDGLVKSLISKV from the coding sequence ATGCATCAGATCGTGAATTCCGTGGGGACCTACGGGGGCACCTTCCTTCTGGTTCTGACCGTCCTCGTGTTCGTGCATGAGTTCGGTCACTACTACGTCGCCCGCCGCAACGGCGTGCGGGTGGAAGTGTTCTCCATCGGGTTCGGCCCGGAAATCTGGGGCTTCAACGACCGCGCCGGTACGCGCTGGAAGTTCAGCATCATCCCGCTGGGCGGGTACGTGAAGATGTTCGGCGACGCCGATGCGACCAGCCGGCCGGGCCAGGAGGTCCGCCAGATGACGCCGGAAGAGCGCGACGTGTCCTTCTTCCACAAGCGCGTGGGCCAACGGGCCGCCATCGTGGCGGCGGGGCCGGCGGCGAATTTCCTGTTCGCCATCGTCGTCCTGTCGCTGCTGTTCATGTTCTACGGCCAGCCCTTTACCCCCGCCACCATCCAGCAGGTGGTGCCCGACAGCGCCGCGGCCCAGGCCGGCGTGCAGGCGGGCGACCGGGTGGTGGAGATGGGTGGCCACACCATTGATCGGTTCGAGGACCTGATGCAGGTGGTGGCGATGAACCCCGGCGTCGAGCTGGACGTTAAGGTTGTGCGCGACAATGCGCCGCTCGACCTTAAGGTCACGCCCCGGGCCGTTGAATCCGAGGATCGCTTCGGCAACAAGCACCGGATCGGCCAGTTGGGCGTGATCCGCGGCCAGGACGAATACCACCGGCGCGACCCGCTGACGGCGGTGTGGCAGGCCGGCCGGGAGACCTGGACGCTGGTGTCGGGCACGCTGGAGGCCGTGGGGCAGATGATTGCCGGCACCCGCGGCACGGAAGAATTGGGGGGCCCGCTCAGGATCGCCCAGATGTCGGGACAAGTGGCGCAGAGCGGTCTGGTCCCCATCATCTGGTTCATGACGATCCTGTCGGTGAACCTGGGTTTGATCAATTTGTTCCCCGTTCCCATGCTGGATGGGGGGCATCTGATGTACTACGGGCTTGAGGCTTTACGGGGTCGTCCCCTGGGCGAGCGCGCTCAGGAATAT